One genomic window of Carassius auratus strain Wakin chromosome 14, ASM336829v1, whole genome shotgun sequence includes the following:
- the vgll1 gene encoding transcription cofactor vestigial-like protein 1 has product MEEGLGNPVAKKTKEESGSVLLTYFQGDINSMVDEHFSRALSQANKPKEEGSNIKRNHKVAQTNGLSSQWEAESQTRFQSLFPPEHLQQGTSREVQSHHHMPPNHPANSAILWSGDSRQGLSVVLPPMMYPSAVSSGGLMVAEHQYSNSMLNFLHNDHPDVGTVVRPSSKQNLASGWTKYPGFGDQMTDMNLNSGVQATEKKDLFWI; this is encoded by the exons ATGGAGGAGGGTCTAGGGAACCCTGTGGCTAAGAAGACTAAAGAGGAGTCTGGTAGTGTCCTTCTCACTTACTTCCAAGGAGACATCAACAGCATGGTGGATGAACATTTCTCCCGTGCTCTGAGTCAAGCAAATAAACCGAAGGAGGAAGGCTCCAACATCAAAAGAAATCATAAAGTTGCTCAAACAA atgggCTTTCAAGTCAATGGGAAGCAGAGTCACAAACCAGGTTTCAGTCCTTGTTTCCTCCGGAACATCTCCAGCAAGGAACAAGCAGGGAGGTTCAATCCCACCATCACATGCCACCAAATCACCCTGCAAACAGTGCTATTCTGTGGTCAGGGGATTCCAGGCAGGGATTGAGTGTTGTACTGCCCCCCATGATGTACCCCTCGGCTGTATCCTCTGGTGGTTTGATGGTAGCAGAACATCAGTACTCTAATTCAATGTTAAATTTCCTCCACAACGATCACCCTGACGTGGGCACAGTAGTGCGACCCTCCTCCAAACAAAACCTTGCATCTGGATGGACCAAGTATCCTGGATTTGGCGATCAGATGACTGATATGAATCTTAATTCTG GTGTACAGGCGACTGAGAAAAAGGATCTTTTTTGGATTTAA